One window from the genome of Desulfovibrio psychrotolerans encodes:
- the phnE gene encoding phosphonate ABC transporter, permease protein PhnE codes for MSGTQRAAFRPNWAARAGWSLLAVYCVYAAWSMDFTWARFVSGLHNGAMFLGSMFPPEFTRWRLLVNNLAETLQIAIIASGAGIALSLPFGLVCARNLMPAWATWPARAVIAVSRSFHPVIFAILFVKAVGFGPLAGILTLVVASIGFIGKLFAEAVEEISLKPVEACRAAGAPFLSVIIFAVLPQVLNRFIGFATYQFDANIRNSTMVGIVGAGGIGGTLFAAFQRFDYDFLAAILISIIALVMLGEYLASVVKAVFND; via the coding sequence ATGAGCGGTACACAACGCGCCGCGTTCCGCCCCAACTGGGCTGCCCGCGCCGGATGGTCGCTGCTGGCAGTCTATTGCGTCTATGCGGCATGGTCCATGGACTTCACATGGGCGCGCTTTGTCTCGGGCCTGCACAACGGCGCGATGTTTCTGGGCAGCATGTTCCCGCCGGAGTTCACCCGCTGGCGTTTACTGGTAAACAATCTTGCGGAAACCCTGCAAATTGCCATTATCGCCTCCGGGGCAGGCATTGCGCTCTCGCTGCCCTTCGGGCTGGTCTGCGCCCGCAACCTCATGCCGGCATGGGCAACATGGCCCGCCCGTGCGGTCATTGCCGTCAGCCGCTCCTTCCACCCCGTCATTTTCGCCATTCTGTTCGTCAAGGCGGTGGGATTCGGACCGCTGGCAGGCATCCTCACCCTTGTCGTGGCCTCCATCGGCTTCATCGGCAAGCTGTTCGCAGAGGCGGTGGAAGAAATATCGCTCAAACCCGTAGAAGCCTGCCGGGCAGCCGGGGCTCCCTTCCTCAGCGTCATCATTTTTGCCGTTCTCCCGCAGGTGCTGAACCGCTTCATCGGTTTCGCCACCTACCAGTTCGATGCCAACATCCGCAATTCCACCATGGTGGGCATCGTGGGAGCGGGCGGCATCGGCGGCACCCTTTTCGCGGCGTTCCAGCGGTTCGATTACGACTTTCTGGCTGCCATCCTGATCTCCATCATCGCGCTGGTCATGCTGGGCGAGTATCTGGCATCGGTGGTAAAGGCGGTGTTCAATGACTAA
- a CDS encoding PAS domain-containing sensor histidine kinase: MRKSTPGQRFSITRTALKSTLVYAVFGVLWIRFSVLFLASFIDDPGVMMRVQTYKGWFFIVVTAMLLFVLVRRNLSAQRAFEQSLRVSRMQLQGLFQVADTVAFLLSRRLGGKIVIEEASPGAVRLFGLDAGAVAAGGLEAVGLPAGLFTPTVSVAGSMGGVSEMVHTAPDGTVRHLLVSVVMFASAEDDAAALAAAEQDGIAAETEPEAGREGTMFLTVALDVSERRRAEQALLQATGFIRNITDTMPSVLIGVDAALRVTHWNAAARMETGIAEADALGEPVAEVFPLLQGHSAEIAESLLERRTITLTMRHATPGAREAAGKGGGATYVVRCHEVQVFPLGGVAAGAREEGERGAVIRVDDVSERTRMQELLVQTEKMMSVGGLAAGMAHEINNPLGGVLQGVQNIRRRLSADLPVNQEVAEETGCDLVATGRYLEKRGVWHMLDGVFESGKRAAEIVSSMLEFSRTSDLSHSGVDLHLLLDKALDLAGKDYDLERRYDFRNIRIVREYDPDMPPVLCSRIGIEQVLLNLLRNAAQAMGGYDGGPDWKPCITLRTYMKSGYAYIEVQDNGPGMNEDQRRRAFEPFFTTKPVGEGTGLGLSVSYYIITSSHSGQFELRTEPDKGALFRIKLPVL, encoded by the coding sequence ATGAGGAAGAGCACACCCGGCCAGCGATTTTCCATAACCCGGACGGCACTGAAGAGTACGCTTGTGTATGCCGTGTTCGGCGTGTTGTGGATTCGTTTCTCGGTTTTGTTTCTGGCCTCTTTTATTGATGATCCCGGCGTCATGATGAGGGTTCAGACCTACAAGGGGTGGTTCTTTATTGTCGTTACGGCCATGCTGCTCTTTGTGCTGGTGCGTCGGAATCTTTCGGCACAGCGGGCATTTGAACAGTCGCTGCGGGTAAGCCGCATGCAGTTGCAGGGGTTGTTTCAGGTGGCCGATACGGTGGCATTTCTGCTGAGCAGGCGGTTGGGGGGAAAGATTGTCATTGAGGAGGCAAGTCCCGGTGCCGTGCGTCTGTTCGGGCTGGACGCGGGGGCTGTTGCGGCGGGCGGTCTGGAGGCGGTGGGCCTGCCTGCGGGACTGTTCACGCCCACGGTGTCCGTGGCCGGAAGCATGGGTGGCGTGAGTGAGATGGTGCATACCGCACCGGACGGCACGGTGCGGCATTTGCTGGTGAGCGTGGTAATGTTTGCTTCTGCGGAGGATGATGCGGCTGCTTTGGCGGCTGCAGAGCAGGACGGGATTGCTGCGGAGACGGAGCCGGAAGCGGGCAGGGAAGGGACCATGTTCCTCACCGTGGCACTGGACGTGAGCGAACGCAGGCGGGCGGAACAGGCATTGCTGCAGGCCACCGGGTTTATCCGCAACATCACGGACACCATGCCCTCTGTGCTGATAGGCGTGGACGCAGCGTTGCGCGTGACGCACTGGAATGCCGCCGCCCGTATGGAGACCGGTATTGCCGAGGCGGATGCGCTGGGGGAACCTGTGGCGGAGGTTTTTCCCCTGTTACAGGGACATTCGGCCGAGATAGCCGAGAGTCTGCTGGAGCGGAGAACCATAACGCTCACCATGCGGCATGCGACGCCGGGAGCGCGTGAGGCCGCCGGGAAGGGCGGTGGCGCGACCTATGTCGTGCGTTGCCATGAGGTGCAGGTTTTTCCGCTTGGCGGTGTGGCGGCAGGCGCCAGAGAGGAGGGTGAGCGTGGGGCGGTGATACGCGTGGACGATGTTTCTGAGCGGACCCGTATGCAGGAACTGCTGGTGCAGACGGAAAAGATGATGTCTGTGGGCGGGCTTGCGGCGGGCATGGCGCACGAGATTAACAATCCGCTCGGAGGCGTGTTGCAGGGGGTGCAGAATATCCGCCGCAGACTCTCGGCCGATTTGCCCGTCAATCAGGAGGTGGCAGAGGAGACCGGGTGCGACCTTGTTGCCACCGGCCGGTATCTGGAGAAGCGCGGCGTATGGCATATGCTGGACGGGGTGTTTGAGTCCGGCAAGAGGGCTGCGGAGATCGTGTCGAGCATGCTGGAATTTTCGCGTACCAGTGACCTTTCGCACAGCGGGGTGGACCTGCACCTTCTGCTGGACAAGGCGCTGGACCTTGCCGGAAAGGACTATGATCTTGAACGGCGTTACGATTTCAGGAATATCCGCATTGTGCGGGAGTATGACCCGGATATGCCGCCGGTTTTGTGTTCGCGTATAGGCATAGAGCAGGTGCTGCTCAACCTGCTGCGCAACGCGGCGCAGGCCATGGGGGGGTATGACGGCGGGCCTGACTGGAAGCCCTGCATTACCCTGCGCACCTACATGAAGTCCGGCTACGCCTATATTGAGGTGCAGGACAACGGTCCCGGCATGAACGAGGACCAGCGCAGGCGAGCCTTTGAGCCGTTTTTTACCACCAAGCCCGTGGGCGAGGGAACCGGGCTTGGGCTTTCCGTCTCGTATTACATTATCACCAGCAGCCACAGCGGACAGTTTGAACTGCGCACGGAACCGGACAAGGGCGCGCTGTTCCGCATAAAGCTTCCGGTGCTGTGA
- the phnC gene encoding phosphonate ABC transporter ATP-binding protein produces the protein MTSPHIAGSGATEPRSLTVTRLVKEYVPGKPVLKDISFSVQGCATVAIIGPSGTGKSTMLRCINRLIEPSGGSITVAGQDMTRLSGRQLRLARHGIGMVFQEFNLVERLTVIENVLCGVLGITPVWRAWLRKFRQEHVDRAFELIDMVGLTDFATVRADALSGGQRQRVGIARAVMQNPCLLMADEPTSSLDPKTSVEIMTLLNDFSKARSIPLLINIHDVVLAKRFADRVIGMSHGSIVFDGPPADLTDEHLKHIYGGEDWLS, from the coding sequence GTGACATCACCTCATATCGCCGGGAGCGGGGCAACGGAGCCCCGCTCCCTTACCGTGACCCGTCTGGTTAAGGAATACGTACCGGGCAAACCGGTACTGAAGGACATCTCCTTCTCCGTGCAGGGCTGCGCCACCGTAGCCATCATAGGCCCTTCCGGCACGGGCAAAAGCACCATGCTGCGCTGCATAAACCGGCTCATAGAACCCAGCGGCGGCAGCATAACCGTTGCAGGGCAGGACATGACCCGGCTGTCCGGCAGGCAACTGCGTCTGGCAAGGCACGGCATCGGCATGGTGTTTCAGGAATTCAATCTGGTGGAACGCCTCACCGTCATCGAAAACGTGCTGTGCGGCGTACTGGGCATAACGCCCGTATGGCGTGCGTGGCTGCGCAAGTTCAGACAGGAGCATGTGGACCGGGCGTTCGAGCTTATCGATATGGTGGGCCTCACCGACTTTGCCACGGTCCGTGCAGACGCCCTTTCCGGCGGGCAAAGACAGCGGGTGGGCATAGCGCGTGCGGTCATGCAGAACCCCTGCCTCCTTATGGCAGACGAACCCACCTCTTCGCTGGACCCCAAAACATCCGTGGAAATAATGACCCTGCTGAACGACTTTTCCAAGGCACGCAGCATCCCCCTGCTCATCAACATCCACGACGTTGTTCTTGCCAAACGCTTCGCGGACAGGGTCATCGGCATGTCGCATGGCAGCATCGTCTTTGACGGTCCCCCCGCCGACCTCACCGATGAGCACCTCAAGCACATCTACGGCGGAGAGGACTGGCTGTCATGA
- the phnD gene encoding phosphate/phosphite/phosphonate ABC transporter substrate-binding protein: MRRLLSLLATLFILAVAVPALAADCQNRGLLDPMYCDNDMDMVADLAPAGMCKDPSTLVFTYTPVEDPAVYQDVFADFQAHLKRATGKDVVYYTVHSNSAQVEAMRSGRLHVAGFSTGPTGFAVNLAGFVPIAVKGDADRFQGYQLLVVVKKDSPIQTMADLKGKKVAHTSASSNSGNLAPRVLFPPRGITPDQDYTVVYSGKHDQSILGVAHGDYDAAPVASDVYERMVRAGRVKEGELRTIYASAGFPTSSFGYSSQLCPDLVEKIVGAFHTYRFTDGMKKAFDDADRFYPITYKADWAVVREIAEGTGTSYNEEGLKAMIAKEQEDAAKKAKQ; the protein is encoded by the coding sequence ATGAGACGTCTTCTTTCTCTGCTGGCAACCCTGTTCATCCTTGCGGTTGCCGTTCCCGCGCTTGCCGCTGATTGTCAGAATCGCGGCCTGCTTGACCCCATGTACTGCGACAACGACATGGACATGGTGGCCGACCTCGCCCCCGCAGGCATGTGCAAAGACCCCTCCACGCTGGTCTTCACCTACACCCCCGTAGAAGACCCCGCCGTCTATCAGGACGTCTTCGCAGACTTTCAGGCCCATCTGAAACGTGCCACCGGCAAGGACGTAGTGTACTACACCGTCCACTCCAACTCCGCGCAGGTCGAGGCCATGCGTTCCGGCCGTCTGCACGTGGCCGGATTCTCCACGGGCCCCACGGGCTTTGCCGTCAACCTCGCGGGCTTCGTTCCCATTGCCGTCAAGGGCGATGCAGACCGTTTTCAGGGCTACCAGCTGCTCGTCGTGGTGAAGAAAGACAGCCCCATCCAGACCATGGCCGATCTCAAGGGCAAAAAAGTAGCCCACACCTCCGCCTCCTCCAACTCCGGCAACCTTGCCCCGCGCGTCCTCTTCCCCCCGAGGGGCATCACTCCGGACCAGGATTACACCGTGGTGTATTCCGGCAAGCATGACCAGTCCATTCTGGGCGTTGCCCATGGCGACTATGACGCCGCCCCCGTTGCCTCCGACGTATACGAACGCATGGTGCGTGCGGGCCGCGTCAAAGAAGGCGAACTGCGCACCATTTACGCCAGTGCCGGCTTCCCCACCTCTTCTTTCGGCTATTCCAGCCAGCTTTGCCCCGACCTTGTGGAAAAAATCGTGGGCGCCTTCCACACCTACCGCTTTACGGACGGCATGAAAAAGGCATTTGACGATGCCGACCGCTTCTACCCCATCACCTACAAGGCAGATTGGGCTGTTGTGCGCGAAATAGCAGAAGGCACCGGCACCAGCTACAACGAAGAAGGGCTCAAGGCCATGATCGCCAAAGAGCAGGAAGACGCGGCCAAAAAAGCCAAGCAGTAA
- the phnE gene encoding phosphonate ABC transporter, permease protein PhnE, whose product MTNHPRTPRTWQRFSPLRRLARFSLLLAAGIALAISFRTVQVVPEFLFDAPTQMADMLTRMWPPDTSHYFSGVHTALVETMHIAGMGTIIALALSLPVALLAANNITPYPVLNWFARLILVTSRSVNTLVWAILFVAVFGPGALAGSVAIGFRSIGFCGKLMGEALEECHKGPVEALRAAGAPWPSVILKAYWPQVAPAFWGTSLFRWDINVRESAVIGLVGAGGIGMALDTAINLFRWNQVSLILLCIFAVVVCMEIATTFIRKRIL is encoded by the coding sequence ATGACTAATCACCCCCGCACGCCACGCACATGGCAGCGCTTTTCCCCCCTGCGCCGTCTGGCCCGCTTCTCGCTGCTCCTTGCGGCGGGCATCGCGCTTGCCATATCGTTCCGCACGGTGCAGGTGGTGCCGGAATTCCTGTTCGATGCCCCCACGCAGATGGCAGACATGCTCACCCGCATGTGGCCGCCGGACACCTCGCACTACTTCAGCGGCGTGCATACCGCGCTGGTGGAAACCATGCATATCGCGGGCATGGGAACCATTATCGCGCTGGCTCTTTCCCTGCCCGTGGCCCTGCTTGCCGCAAACAACATCACGCCCTATCCGGTGCTTAACTGGTTCGCCCGGCTCATTCTCGTAACCTCCCGCTCGGTAAACACGCTGGTCTGGGCCATCCTCTTCGTGGCCGTCTTCGGCCCCGGCGCGCTGGCTGGCAGCGTGGCCATCGGCTTCCGCTCCATCGGTTTCTGCGGCAAGCTCATGGGTGAAGCGCTGGAAGAATGCCACAAAGGCCCCGTAGAAGCCCTGCGCGCTGCGGGAGCGCCGTGGCCCAGCGTCATCCTCAAGGCGTACTGGCCGCAGGTGGCCCCGGCCTTCTGGGGCACCAGCCTGTTCCGGTGGGATATAAACGTGCGGGAATCAGCCGTCATAGGGCTGGTCGGAGCGGGCGGCATCGGCATGGCGCTGGATACGGCCATAAACCTGTTCCGCTGGAATCAGGTTTCCCTGATTCTCCTGTGCATCTTCGCCGTGGTGGTATGTATGGAAATCGCGACAACCTTCATCCGCAAACGCATTCTCTGA
- a CDS encoding class I SAM-dependent methyltransferase — MTEPFHRQHHYHRITALLDRIHGQIIPHGANYGQISRTEAEFLLNRVLDERPRHIVELGTAAGVSTAYMLCALNMLDLPDISGISGTAGTGTSDRRLTAIEYLDHCYFDPSRTPGFIVDEVFPRHPQGYSLHLNTSGFDLKTLTQCCPIDMLFVDANHTHPWATLDTILALPFLAPNAIIVYHDINLHHRGGAAKVHDKGPHSVFYHLPAAQKAVVGEFPYPNIGSLRLVTPPRETLENLLGILFRFPWEPQAWPFLDAPTLQRFGDYVEHHWGPDAARSFRQGLNSLEPAKVAAS; from the coding sequence ATGACTGAACCCTTCCACAGGCAGCACCACTACCACCGCATCACTGCCCTGCTGGATCGCATCCACGGCCAGATCATCCCCCATGGTGCCAACTACGGCCAGATAAGCCGCACAGAGGCAGAATTCCTGCTCAACCGCGTGCTGGACGAACGTCCCCGCCACATTGTGGAACTGGGCACTGCGGCGGGCGTTTCCACCGCGTACATGCTCTGCGCGCTGAACATGCTGGACTTGCCAGACATATCGGGCATATCGGGCACAGCGGGCACAGGAACCAGCGACAGGCGCCTCACCGCCATCGAATATCTGGATCACTGCTACTTCGATCCCTCCCGCACACCGGGCTTCATCGTAGACGAAGTGTTCCCCCGGCACCCTCAGGGTTATTCCCTGCACCTGAACACATCCGGCTTCGATCTGAAAACCCTCACGCAGTGCTGCCCCATAGACATGCTCTTCGTAGATGCCAACCACACGCACCCGTGGGCCACGCTGGATACCATCCTCGCCCTGCCCTTCCTTGCCCCCAACGCCATCATCGTCTATCACGACATAAACCTCCACCACCGGGGCGGCGCGGCAAAGGTGCACGACAAGGGCCCCCATTCCGTGTTCTACCACCTCCCGGCGGCGCAAAAGGCCGTAGTGGGCGAATTTCCCTACCCGAACATCGGCTCCCTGCGCCTTGTCACCCCGCCGCGGGAAACGCTGGAAAACCTGCTCGGCATCCTGTTCCGCTTCCCGTGGGAGCCTCAGGCATGGCCCTTCCTGGATGCGCCCACCCTGCAACGCTTCGGCGATTATGTGGAACACCACTGGGGTCCCGATGCCGCACGTTCCTTCCGGCAGGGGCTTAACTCCCTTGAACCTGCAAAGGTGGCCGCGTCATGA
- a CDS encoding radical SAM protein has translation MNTQEHMRHDAERYGAERLVRDIVSYPPRWVTIGIINRCNNRCVFCSYHSRDARGGKSKVYNLPYTMPVERFRQQVDFFHAGRVPRIHICATGEPFLHNGIMDMIDHVIARYGKASFQSNFHPAVMRRGNYLEKIIERKNAISHIVTDLHAGDATRFADIKKGSSLPDLLSTLRLFSAHGIPIIGSCILSRSNYTALPGIIDTLAAHGITMQLNIVGLFPHMFNKFTSLENTYHTSDTHITQCLHAMRAAGERHGITVTLPKPHDDPSGRCDVFWQKLQIWPVAGADKNRYDENLIPHACNAVVLGNMHSLGYVSDYATVMDLWNNETIVAIRRRILAGEYPDRYCGTCSCGVNLHPAP, from the coding sequence ATGAACACACAGGAACATATGCGGCACGATGCAGAACGCTACGGGGCAGAACGCCTCGTCCGGGACATCGTCAGCTACCCGCCCCGCTGGGTCACCATCGGCATCATCAACCGGTGCAATAACCGCTGCGTGTTCTGCTCATACCACTCCCGCGATGCCCGCGGCGGAAAATCCAAGGTCTACAACCTGCCGTACACCATGCCCGTGGAACGGTTCCGCCAGCAGGTCGATTTCTTCCATGCCGGACGCGTGCCCCGCATACACATCTGCGCCACGGGCGAACCCTTCCTGCACAACGGCATCATGGACATGATTGATCACGTCATCGCGCGCTACGGCAAGGCATCGTTCCAGTCCAATTTCCACCCCGCCGTCATGCGCCGGGGCAACTATCTGGAAAAGATCATCGAGCGTAAAAACGCTATCTCCCACATCGTCACAGACCTCCACGCGGGCGATGCCACCCGCTTCGCGGACATCAAAAAAGGCAGTTCGCTCCCGGACCTTCTCTCCACCCTGCGCCTGTTTTCGGCACACGGCATCCCCATCATCGGCTCCTGCATCCTCTCCCGCAGCAATTACACCGCCCTGCCGGGCATCATAGACACGCTCGCCGCCCACGGCATCACCATGCAACTGAACATTGTCGGACTGTTCCCCCATATGTTCAACAAATTCACATCACTGGAAAACACTTACCACACTTCAGACACCCACATCACCCAATGCCTCCATGCCATGCGCGCGGCAGGCGAACGCCACGGCATCACCGTCACCCTGCCCAAACCGCATGACGATCCTTCCGGCAGGTGCGATGTGTTCTGGCAGAAGCTCCAGATATGGCCCGTGGCGGGCGCAGACAAAAACCGCTACGATGAAAACCTCATCCCCCACGCCTGCAACGCCGTGGTGCTGGGCAACATGCACTCGCTGGGCTACGTTTCCGACTACGCAACCGTCATGGACCTGTGGAATAACGAAACCATTGTCGCCATCCGCCGCAGGATTCTGGCAGGCGAATACCCGGACAGGTACTGCGGCACCTGCTCCTGCGGCGTAAATCTGCATCCTGCGCCATAA
- a CDS encoding FkbM family methyltransferase, whose translation MTHIPDTSTRTSLPDLPDLPEQPEQPEQPEQAAAFAASLVERLLASLHTRHEDNHQRYYQLGDPAAQQEDIKALEAEPALPAHSLMARHGLAFAQQIATKSLLHSLLADEASRDLLVTLAAYAVLGHRRVKLPYHAADNISQRTRLLEQTRCPHETDPGIADPVRAKWVTDEFSLFDLHRAGVPARVYTIGEEVFRRLTAPSYEWLGTPQNIAVRKGDIVLDCGAAFGDISLQFAHAAGETGRVVCLEPYPLFLRVFHENMRLNPLPAQRITLVERGVWHSADQTLSFIAGGGGSRIDQSSRATLKIVTTTIDRLVHEHALPRVDFIKMDIEGAELNALRGAEETLRRFRPRLAVCLYHSPEDFHAIPAYLHSLGLGYRLHLGHHYVNEWETVLYAAPA comes from the coding sequence ATGACCCATATACCCGATACCAGCACCCGCACATCCCTTCCGGACCTTCCGGACCTTCCGGAACAGCCGGAACAACCAGAACAACCGGAACAGGCCGCCGCCTTTGCCGCCTCGCTTGTCGAACGGCTTCTCGCCTCGCTGCATACCCGCCACGAAGACAATCACCAGCGATACTACCAGTTGGGCGACCCGGCGGCACAGCAGGAAGACATAAAGGCGCTGGAAGCGGAACCGGCCCTGCCCGCCCATTCCCTCATGGCCCGCCACGGCCTCGCCTTCGCGCAGCAGATTGCCACCAAATCGCTCCTGCACTCCCTGCTGGCAGACGAAGCCTCCCGCGACCTGCTGGTCACGCTGGCCGCCTATGCCGTGCTGGGCCACCGACGGGTTAAGCTGCCCTACCACGCGGCGGACAACATATCCCAGCGCACCCGCCTGCTGGAGCAGACCCGCTGCCCCCATGAGACAGACCCCGGCATTGCCGACCCTGTGCGCGCCAAATGGGTAACGGACGAATTTTCCCTGTTCGATCTCCATCGGGCGGGCGTCCCCGCGCGCGTCTACACCATAGGCGAAGAGGTCTTCCGCCGCCTCACGGCCCCCTCCTACGAGTGGCTCGGCACCCCCCAGAACATCGCCGTCCGCAAAGGCGACATCGTGCTGGACTGCGGCGCAGCCTTCGGCGACATCTCCCTGCAATTCGCCCATGCCGCAGGCGAAACCGGCAGGGTCGTCTGCCTCGAACCATACCCGCTGTTCCTGCGGGTCTTCCACGAAAACATGCGCCTGAACCCTCTTCCGGCCCAAAGGATCACCCTTGTGGAACGCGGCGTCTGGCACAGCGCGGACCAAACCCTCTCCTTCATCGCCGGGGGCGGCGGGTCACGCATAGACCAGTCCAGCCGCGCGACCTTAAAAATCGTCACCACCACCATCGACCGTCTGGTGCACGAACACGCGCTCCCCCGGGTGGATTTCATCAAGATGGATATTGAAGGCGCAGAACTGAACGCCCTGCGCGGCGCGGAAGAAACCCTGCGCCGTTTCCGTCCGCGACTGGCCGTCTGCCTCTATCACAGCCCGGAAGATTTCCATGCCATACCGGCTTACCTGCACTCTCTGGGGTTGGGCTACCGCCTGCATCTCGGCCACCACTACGTCAACGAATGGGAAACCGTGCTCTACGCCGCCCCGGCATAG
- the amrA gene encoding AmmeMemoRadiSam system protein A, with product MTFAFAVSPEERRYILDLVRWSILRALADEGEGGPPAEHEVPPPPTPLLREHLGAFVTLKKHGALRGCIGYVVGDGPLYLTIARMAHAAAFEDPRFMPVTREEYGALEVEVSVLGPVTPCPEPEQVCVGRHGLIVRRGGQSGLLLPQVPVEWGWDRDTFLEQTCRKAGLPAGAWRDPETELYWFEAVVF from the coding sequence ATGACATTTGCGTTTGCTGTTTCACCCGAAGAGAGACGGTATATACTGGACCTGGTGCGCTGGAGTATTCTGCGTGCGCTGGCGGACGAAGGGGAGGGCGGGCCGCCCGCTGAACATGAGGTTCCCCCGCCGCCCACCCCCTTGCTGCGAGAGCATTTGGGGGCCTTTGTCACCCTGAAGAAGCATGGCGCGTTGCGGGGGTGCATCGGGTATGTGGTGGGTGACGGGCCGCTGTATCTGACGATTGCGCGCATGGCCCATGCGGCCGCCTTTGAAGACCCGCGGTTCATGCCTGTGACACGGGAAGAGTATGGGGCGCTGGAGGTGGAGGTTTCCGTGCTTGGCCCGGTGACGCCATGCCCTGAGCCGGAACAGGTATGCGTGGGGCGGCACGGCCTTATTGTGCGGCGGGGGGGGCAGTCCGGTCTGCTGCTGCCGCAGGTGCCAGTGGAATGGGGGTGGGACAGGGATACTTTTCTGGAACAGACCTGCCGCAAGGCGGGATTGCCCGCCGGCGCGTGGCGCGACCCGGAGACGGAGTTGTATTGGTTTGAGGCCGTTGTTTTTTAA